The DNA sequence TGATTTTTGGCTTAATTACCATCTCTAAGCTGGAGTCTTTGATTTTTGGCTTAGTCACCATCTCTAAGCTGGAAGGCTTTGCCTAGATTGATAATGGATTAaactcatatacatatatatatgtatatcgtTCGAAGTCAAAGTTAGGCTTTGTTGGATACCTATTTATtcacctctctctttctctttcaaaaTTTCCCAATTAAAATACCCCTATGTGCTAAATTCTCATAGTTTTACATTATTAGAAGGAAAGGGTGTACTATTAAATTAGCAATATACTttaaccctttttttcttttgaaaatttggaactGTATATAGGGCGGATCTTGGGAATATACTTGCTAAGGTCATtgtcttttcttattttgtcaATTACACCAGCATACATGACCAACATCCAAGCTTATACTCAATGGACAACTTCTAATTTATTAATGAAATCATCAATATGGAAAAGATAACATAAACGGAAATAATTCCATTAAGGTTAGGAAgtattatttatacatatgcattggcataatattatataaattgatggGAAAAAAGTATGTCGCATATAAATAATAGGGGTATATGGGCATAAACTATGGTCCattaaataaaacattaattgatATGCAACCTTGTTTTTGGTCGCCAATTGATGCGCAACCTTAAAAATGTACGTATATGTATAATATCTTAATTTGGTAACGATAATTTGATATGTAATTAATGAATTCCACGACTGATATTGGAtaggaaatattattatttaattaatacaatattattgaTTAGAAATAGTTATCAATACGGACCATGGGTATAAACTATGGTCCATTAAATGAAACAATAATTGAAGGCAAGGCAACCtttaaaagtatatttaaaCTATATCTTATTTTGGTAACCATGATCAGGTGGATggattattttgaatatttactTTACTCtccaccaaaaatatatttactctgataaataaataaaataaaattggtttgCTGACCTCTAAAGAATTGTAAGGTTTGCGCTCCCATGCAGTCCACAGTCTCCTACACTTGTTTCGATGGCAAAGACCAACTTATTAAACTAGAAAGGACTTATCAAGTGaccatcttctttttctttttcttttttttttttttttggcaattgaaTAAATcgtaattcttttttaaatattcattcAAAAGTCACCCTCACCTAGGGTAATGGCATTAattttatatctatttatataataataataaaaataatatattcatatttatggaAGACACATAATCATTGGACAAAGATGCGACCACTAAATTATTGTAGAACATACACAATAATTTTATGCCATATGTAAGATATTTGTTACACTTTATATATGTTCCCCCGAATAAAAAATGTactaattaatcaataaattaatatgttaaATCTATGTGTGATAATTAGCCATAATGACCAGGAAGTTTCGCTTGCAAAACGCTGTggtaaaaggttaaaaaaaaaaaaaaggttaccaataaaataaatatacctTTGGACAATTAGTGCATAGATAACAAATTTTACAGTTTAATAATAACTTGATTAGATAGCATAGCAATTAAAACAAGAAAAGTCATAGTTTCTATTTAGAATGAGTCACTGgccaaaatattaaataaatttaataaaatatgctAACGAGTCTAGCCGTGtttaattaagaatattagaATTGACCACCACCAACACAAACTTTAATTATTAGAACAATGTGCATTTATAGtcaaataaatggtaaaatattATCTCGAAAATATTGCGGTAAAAAGATCATACCCCACCAACGAAAACCTTGATATCTTAACTACCAAGCTTTAGAAAAAATTAGCTCTAgaagataaattaatttgtagatatatatatatatatatatataacaatattgtTCAGAAAATCAAAGAATGCATATGATTAATTGGAGATTATATGTGAACATCATCtcgctttcttttctttaattaataaatatataaaagaaagactAAAAGGGTGTGTATGGATAGAGGCTAGCATGGCCGGTAGCCCAAAAGATGACATTGATTAATTACATATCTAAGCTACCAACTACCTAGGGTTTCATCATCAGCTAGCAGTTAACAATCATTTTCTGCGGTCCAATTAATGTTGCATGcatgatattttatttctttccaaaacctcaatacatatatatatatatatatatatgtatattctaatattacttattatttatttatgaaatattacacattttatatatgtaagatcaaattaagcatttaatttaTGCGTTTTTCTTTGAGTTGAACTTGGTGCTTTCATTTGAAATTTAGAATATGATAACctcagttttaaaaaaatttcatgcctactatttatttatttatttatttttcatttttcccctcaaatatatatataattattattaatacagCTCTAAACGATGCCTCTAAGTCTAAGCGCCCCCCGACCcaacacacaaaaaataaataaataaggctaGGCTTCTAGATaagcaaagaaaatatatagGAAAATGACCACTAGTCAAAACCCAGTATGCGTCCGTGATTAGAATTCATGTTCACATCTAGTGATTGAAGGAGGGTGTATATATAGCTTTTTTATGGTGCGAACAGTTCACATGTGAATATATtcaaaaccaatattttttggatgaaaatatcAGTTATGGTGCATATGGTCTACATATGAATATATtcaaaatcgatattttttggatgaaaacatGAATTTTACTGTATACATCAAAATCGATGTTTTCATCtaaaaatcatcaattttagATATAATCTATATACAGACTGTCCACACTATAAAATTCTCTTATAAATACATCTATATGAAGCTTTGTAGTAAAAAGTGATGTCAATTCACGCATGGATGTTTCAGGGTAGTTTCGACATGCCCTTtgataattaaaagaataaaaaaatactaacgGATATTACTTTGCATGTCATGAGTGtgtaaaaactttattttttttattggagccaaaagaagaaaaaaaaaaaaaatactttgttGCTTTGAGATATGAACCAGTCTTGCTAGTTACCCCAATGTAAATCAAAAgagcaattttattatttgctcAAACTCAAGGATCAATTAATTACTAAGCAAGAAAATCTGATTGACAGAATGCATATGCATGAAAACGATAGAAAATGATGAAATAATgatacgattttttttttttaatgtaatattTAGCCCCGGTGTTTAACAGTTGGAatgctttttctaaattttatataataattgcatccatttatatatacagacttttaatattatatataaaatccaaTGACCAACCAAATAGACCAAAAACCATGGCTAACCAAATCAGTAGTCCATAGAGATTCTCTCCAATAGTTATCAGTatccaaatggaaaaaaaaaaaaaatatatatatatatatatatctatatataaagaaaaaaaaataaagaaaaagaaaacaaatcaatatatatatataggcattaCGTAGACGATATGCAATGGTTTAGAGGGtggtcttttatatatatatatatatatatattaaatcccattccattgatatatatatatatatatatatatatacatatatgtggcTTTTGCATAATAAAACAATGACAATGACATTGGAACTCCTTTGCCAAGttaattttatagaattcttgagctctatatatatatatatatatatatatatgtatgtatatgtatattattttttatttagatgtaaaaaataataatctcttGCCTAGTTAGACAGCACTACTTGAAATCTGCTATTCCCTTCGTGGAGATGAAATGTGGGCATTTAGCTCATATTTAGAAGAAATCAGTAAGCAGCGACACGTTATTATTAGATAAATTATGCccagcctttttctttttttttggataaagatGGCATGGAAGATGTGTGATTGCATAAAGCTTCACAATCATGTGGGCACAATAGCCATAGatatataattgattatatatatatatatatatatatatatatatatatatatttatttatttatttaaaaagttttcttaaaaaattatttttgtcttAAATTAATAGAcacaaaatttatgaataaaacgatttaaaatatatatatgtgtgtgtgtgtgtgtgtgtgtgtttaaaaaaaatatatagcatattaattaataagatttttttatattattttttatacccATATCATAAAAAATGATGATTGAATATGATTATGGCTACCTATATAATGATGCATAGTAAATATTAGCACATACAAaactaatcaataaaatatatttatatcttattttataaaaagtaagaaaataaatattttatttaaatttagctagcctaaaactaaaattaattgctttttgaggaattttcttttattgaaagaaatacaaaagaaaaaaatccttATCTTCTCTGTAGCTATGTgacttataattttctttatgtgCTTCTACAATCTTTTGTCAACGtgcttctttatttttgttatatcataattcaggttttattttttttaatattctttatttactttgatatttgttttattttgtttgtttttctgttgtttcttgttttttattttcttttttttgtcataagaaaattaaaatgcatcacagaaaacaattatttggatacgaaaacaaaaaagagaaagaaaaaaaaaagtgaaaagttTATACAATCTAAAAAATGTGCTCTAAAAGTCCACAAAATTAGATTATGTAGCTGAAAATTCAATGAAAGATTTAATAATGACCATTATCtggaacatgaaaaaaaaaattaggacttaatgaaaataataaaaatgaagatgTTGATGTTGAAGATGAAGTgcataatgaaaatgataaaattgaaaacttaaatgatttaattaatactaGGTCCATTCTCTCTAATATTTGTggtccaaaaatttaaaataatcttgATTAAAATTTAGAGATTTGTTAGTGGTAAATGGTCTTATAAgagatttttcattgaaaaatagtcataaaaataaatttaaatacattttctaaataaatattgattataAAAGTTTAATGAGTAATTTTGCTtctaaaaatgcaaaaataattatttttacaagaTTTGTTGTATTTCAAGTGGTATTACTTAAGGTATTTgctactttttgggtttttttttatatatattttttattttaaaataaggtTTATTCTATGGAACTACTAAAAGATGTTAGTGGATTCGCTTCGATGGGAGTTTTATAGGTGCTTTCAAGCATAAATTAAGTGCTTTACTTGTACTTTTTTTTCATAgtacatgaaaaaaataaattgacatgttatatttttgttatgcAACAGTTttatattcaataattattataatagttttattattatttgtttcgtatttatgtttcaaaataaatggaagaggcttatatatataaatagatgaaaaaaaaagaaaaaaaaagaaaaaaagaggacactcttttaaattttatatagggTACTACAAATTTCAGGATCGATTCTGTACATAGgtaattattaacaaaaatattactAATTTGTATTGCTGATATTATAATAATGTTAAGTAATATACGATTTAAAAGTgaaatatataagtaaataaataacatgATTATATTGTTGCTTATCACACATAAACTACAATATGATagatagctttttttttttttttttttttttaaattttttccaagGACCCAACGTTTATATCTAAcgttattaatataaatataacaatattcAGTATAACACTTACTTTCCATTAATGCTCGTTAATTACATATACATGCCCACATTTtgattaatttcaatttcaaatgggcattatatatgtattaactaAAGACCCAATTAAAGAAAGAATTAACACCGATCCCTATCActtatatttgatttaattatacGCGTCACTTGATGTGTCGCATAACGTTAATTATACGAATGGCTgcccttcaaacaaaaaaataataatttatataattaattaatgcagcAAGTTCACATTAGCAATATTattagtatataaatatttgatagtGTCTGTTTCAAGATGAGTGCATGATCCTTAAGCCAAGATATATTTGATGATTTGTTACAGCAATTGAAATGGacaaaacagagaaaaagatagggttttttttttttttaataataaaaagatatttgtttttttggttataataaaattattattttaagaaatcaaTAACTATCAAAATTGCGTCATATAAAACGTgacattatattaataattcctATCCCTTTCAAACAGTATTTTCATCACTGGGCTTTCTATTTCACCATTAAATGTTTTGTGTGATTGATTTATCACATTTGACAAATAGCAGGCCTAAACAGAGACAGAAATAATTGAGTTTAGACCGGTCTCAGAAACCTTCCTTATGATGATCAAGCCCAactaaaatttccaaattaggTGCTATATACAGTTTTGGGTTTCCCGTTAAtggctttatttatttgtttatttatcgtCAGGCCCAACCTAGACCAACAAGAACATTTAGTACTGCAAATGAGGACGATTCAGGTATGTCATTAACAGATGTTAATGATGTTAATTTATAAGGTCATGAACTTAAGACACCCTCACTCCCTTTTAgattataaattattgtaataatccaataaaattgaattatgctaattaaatcatataatcAGAACTCATATTTTAGAGGtagtaataattttttgtcttttaagcTCTTTCTTACCGAAACCGTTCGAGCAAATTAAAAACGTAAGTGCAAAGCATATTCCAACTAGACTCACAAGAAAATCACAAGAGAagggtaattattattattattattattttcttttgggtaAACAAAGAAAGAGGTAAGGGTTAAACTATGTTATTCATATTCCTTCTAATCATTACATGCTACATTAATTCAATAATCTATATTTATGAACAATATCACATTatagtaaattaaaatatatgagtCCTACATAAATAGTATTATGTGTTTGATGATGAAAGGTGTATAACACTGCATCATTCATTTAACAATTACTAATAAAATGTTTTTCAatccaaagaaaaagagaagcaaTGTTGGGGTGCTAATGTATATTCTTAGTGGTTTGCTCAAACAATATTCCAATTAATCTGATTGTGGTTGTCATGAAACCATGGATATATATGTTTtcaaacaaaatgaaattatttatcttcgaataatatttttaattgaattcgAATTCTTATATCtttaatgttaaaagaaaaaaaaaaatttgttagacAATCTCACTCTGactttatataaaaatgtaGGGGTTTGCTgaaagacaattttttttttcttttttttttttttccccctcttttatTGGGTTCAAGGAATTATTGGTAGGCAATCTCCGATGGATCTTTGTTAGAACGGAAAGGAGTCTTAATAGGAATGATTaagagaaaaagtaaaaacgGGCCTAATGGAAGTGCCATGTTAGTATGTCACCCAAAGTTGGAAAAAGCTTAGGAAATAGGGGGCCCAAGTGTTTGTTCATACCTAACACTAGCGAAGTTTATCaaatattgcaatttttttttttgcaaaatattgCGATTTTTAATATCTATACATATGATACTTATTCAAATCAACGTGTCTTCGTttgttttagagagagagagagagagattgaacaAGGAGGTAAGGTAAAGGGATTTAACTTTTCAATGCCCACTTGTGGACATCATCATTTTGTGCTAGAAGTCACCACTCCCTTCTGAGCTCTTTTTTGCTACACATAACCTGTCAACTAGGAgatcattattattactaccaatTTCCCTACATCTTACAATTACTTTCACTccccacttaaaaaaaaaaaaaacgaaattgccatttttttttttttaatatttacacATGCTTTGCTGCTTATACTTAATAAGTGGAGTACTtctaaaaaacacaaaacagtCTCATTAGAGATACCTCAGCAATAAGATCCATTATtctttacattatttatataatttctgCAACTTCTGGCTCATTAATCAACATGTGCAgttgtatgtatgtatacatgcatatgcatatattgtatatataaagtgggaataatttgaaaaagctTTAGGATGTGTCCCACGAGTCTCCCTAAATTTTCACAGTAATCGTATATtccaaaatgtatatataaaaagtaatataaCACAAGAAATCCCAAACATATCAGAGAAACATCATTTTCGGGACACATCAAGGGGGCGAAAATTCATAGAAGTAGAGAGGGTCTAGCATTTTGATgatgaataattgaaaagaactGGATTTGGCAAAGCCCTGAAACCATAATGTATGGTCTACCAAAGTCCACACAAAAGTTCTTTGCGGATGCTGACAGGTTCCCGATGTAGCAATTGGAATCTTGATCAATAATATGCAAAGttgaataaaagagaaaaaatgaaaaaacagaaaaagaaataataataataataataataatgtaaagaCAATTCAATTCCAATTAGAATGATGGTTCATCATTTTAACGCtttttattctctctcttctcttcgaAAACAATTGGTGTTGAAAATGTCGCCGTGTCCTCAGGTTATAGTCTTTTTAGCTACTACCACTACTAGTATATATTCATTCCAAAAACCATGTGATGCTACTTGAAATTACACCAGTTTTGCTTATCAACATGCGCAATCCATGTCCTTTAATGCTTTGATTGGAAATTGTCCATTGTCTAGACGCAACACTGACTTTTAGGACAAAcccaagttttctttttctttattatatatttttttccttattttttaagagaaaaattataCCCTTTTTAGGCTTATCTAATTTGACTTGGTGTACCCAAAATTACGAAGATTTGATGAGGGGATTTTCGCACCACTATTAATTGTTTGactttaaagaaaacaaaatcaagaagataaaagaaattaaatcaggGAATTGgtacttctctttctctcttccttttCGGCGTTCTCATTTTCTCCTTCTTTCATGCTTATCAAGTTATAAGAAGTTATCATGTTTATAAATTATGAGCTGTggggaaaatttaaaaaaaaaaaaaaaaattgcttgctCTAAGAGCAATCAGCTTTTTCTGGGAACACTTTCCGGGTACAAAAAAAGTCATTtctagaggaagagagagacagGGGTAGCTAGCTAGCTCCAATAATACAGTGGATATTTTGTACAGAAGAGCAGTCACGAGGGGAACTCTTTCACAGATCTGAAAGAATATTTATGCTCTTACTTTCTCACCCCAACAACATATAAAACAACGAAACTGATGCCTGCAACAGCATATTTCTGCACACAATAATACAATTCAATTTCATGATGGCCTtaacagaatatatatatatatatatatataatatagagaCAGAGAGCTAGACTTTATAATTATACATATCTttatctttctctatttttttcacCGAGTAAAAACAACATATTTGTCATTAATATTCTGAGTAGTactcatttttcaaattttttttttttaaccctttaCAAACCCTGTCTTCAAGGACCACAGATTTAGCATTTTCTTGAGTTTTCCTACAATTACATGTTtgggaaacaaaagaaaaaaaaaaaaaaaaaaaaacccaagttGAAAATTTGAGTTATCCACCAGAAGCAGTACTACTGCTTTGCATGAAGCACTGggagagaaaggagagagacATAGAGTAGTAGTCTCTAGTAGGTAACCAAAGTAGTCCTTGTACATGGCAAATTggcaatatttttcaaaagagaTAATATAGGCTAATTAAGTTGGGACAGCTCAGGAGGGATAGACAAGGAAGGAGAAGATGAGTGGGACGGGAATGGGGAAAAAGGGTGGTGAAATTCTATATCAGATAACTCTGAtacagaaaaaagaacaaacaagGTGCGGGGTCTTACAAGGTCAAGAAAAGGTCTTACAAGGTCAAGAAGatcgaaaacaaaataaaaaagagaaaagaacatagattaagaagttggatgatgaagaatgtAGGAAAATATAACAAGCTCAGGTAGGATAGCACCCGATTAACATGAACAGCCAGAAACCAGTAATAACCAACAACTAGTTTCACCTCCATTTTCAAAGCCAGACAAGTTTTCTTTTGGATTTCCTTGAATTGAAAGGTTAAACATGGTTGATGCTCCTTTTCTGGACCCATGCATTGTAATAATGGCTTGAAGGTGACCTGCACACAAAGTGAATATGGGTGAACTTGTTCTACATACATCACCAACAGGAGCAGTGATAATGAAAGAGAAAGGAATATGGAAAGACCAAGACCAAAATTTTTGTAACCCAAATGGAGAAACTTCAAAGAAACGAAAACATTaaaaagcgaaaaaaaaaaaaaaaaaagtacttgaAAAACCATGCTATCTACCCATTTGCCTCAATTACATGACAAATAAATACAAATGTATGcaagtacaacatatatatcttTGTCTTTCTACGAGTAACACATCaattatctatctatctatctatctatctatatatatatatatatatgctttgaaAAATATTCTTAAACGTATATGatggtttttaatttgtaaCACTTATTGAAAGAGTTATAAAGTTGAGCTGAATTTCAATATTCTATATAagtatcttttattatatatatagatatcaccataccttgtttttttggtaaaaatatcacCATTCCTTGTTGAAACTTGTGTCTTGCTCTCATCCTTAGAAATAGAAagcttttagagagagagagagagagagaggaaaagaagaaagaaggaaggaaagaaaaatataatgaatgGAAAAGGTGAAGGAAGCGGCGGGGTATATAAGGAGAGGAAAGGCAGTGGGCTTCCCTGATGGACCTGACAAGGACAGGTCCAAGGCCCAGAAAGAATGTCATCGGACCTTATGACGTCATAATGAGCGGCCTGCCCAGCTCCCTGACCGGCCTGCCCGGCGGACCCTCTTCTCGCCCTTTGCATcttttgtagtaaaatgaacAACGGTCAGTCAATGGGCCAAACTCTGTTTCCCccaatataatttaacattGTTTGTCCGTACCATCAAATATTACCAATACAAATCATCTGATCTCCACGTGGCGGATTCTGATCCGTCGATGAGGTGGGGTAACTGTTTGCTCTTGTGGGTTCCCATAATTTGCCA is a window from the Ziziphus jujuba cultivar Dongzao chromosome 11, ASM3175591v1 genome containing:
- the LOC107433338 gene encoding uncharacterized protein LOC107433338, whose protein sequence is MRARHKFQQGMVIFLPKKQGHLQAIITMHGSRKGASTMFNLSIQGNPKENLSGFENGDSNCYIGNLSASAKNFCVDFGRPYIMVSGLCQIQFFSIIHHQNARPSLLL